The sequence ATTGTGAAAGCGTTTAATAAGAAAGGTGATAACCTGACTTCCTATTTTAATTTTGAGCGCACGGAGAAGGAGTACCTGCCGGATAGTATGTTATACTATACGATCTTATCCAGGGGCCAGGATCCGATAGCCCAGATGATTATGAAGATGACAAGGGAAGAGAAACGTTTGCGCAAAATCCTGCAGGCACAGGAGTTACCACAGGCAAAGGTGATTACGAGTACGCTGGATGCTGTACCGGTCACTTCATATGAACAAATGAGCATATTCGCAGGAATCTTTATACCCAGCAAGGATGTTACTTCCGGCTTTATGGATGTGGTGATGAAAGAGAACCTGATGGCTAAAAGGATACCAGCGGGCCATTATATTAAACTACCCGTGCCTATAGATTTTGCAATGGCAGGGATACCAATGTATGAGTTTATAGATCGGTATGTGAAAGAGGGCGTGTTTAAGATGAGTGGGAACCATTTCTTTATTTCTATGGTAGGGCCGAATAAGTGTGAGATCTTTATTCCTTATATGAAGCAGCTAATATAATGCATAAAAGCATTAATTAAAAAGGTCCTGCCACTAAGCAAGACCTTTTGTCTTTATAGATTTCTTAATTTACAAGCTGATTTTTCCTGTCGGCAAAATCTGTGCCCCGCGACAAGTTCACTTCTGCCGAAGGCGGAAGTAAACTTGTCGCCAAGGGCAAAACTTTATTTATTTGTGGATTGGCCAATTTATTGCTCTTTTTTACCTTCCTTTATAAAAAATCTACAAAACCATCCCATGAATGAAGTAAAGCTACCCTTTAATGCAAGACTAGCCTTCACCCTCCTCTCCCTCATCCTGCTGATGTTCATCGCCAGATCAGGACACGAGCTGCTAGTACCGCTGGCCTTCGCTTTTCTGATAGCTATCATGCTCATCCCAGTCGCCGGTTTTCTTGAAAAATGTCGCTTCTCAAGAGCCATGGCCGCACTTACCTGCATCTTATTAATCGTCATCATTCTCTTTGGGATCAGCATGATCCTTGCTTCTCAAATGGGCTCATTTGTTGCCGATTTTCCACACTTACAACAACAATTGCTACATACTATCACCGACCTTCAGGCCTGGATCAATAAGAAATTTCATATTGACGCCGCCCGCCAGATGGATTATTTAGAACAACTGGCCATGGGTACTTTAGGCTCTGCCACCGCTTTTGTGAGCACGACCTTATTATCCTTATCTTCCCTGTTGATCTTTATTATTTTCGTACTATTATATACGTTTTTCCTGCTGCTCTATCGGTCTTTACTAGTCACTTTCCTCATCACCGTGTTCGAGGCAAAACATCGTGAGACCCTGCTCAGCGTGATTGTTGAAACACGCCTGATCATCAAAGGATACCTGGCAGGACTGATGATTGAAATGGTGGTAGTCGCCGTCGTAAACTGTACCCTCTTCTGGATACTGGGTATCAAGTATGCGACACTGTTAGGTATCATGGCCGCTATATTTAATATCATTCCTTACCTGGGTATTTACGTGGCCACCGTTATTTCCATGTTGCTCACATTAACGAACAGTTCACTGGGCACTACGATACAGGTAGGTGTCGGTTTGCTCGTCGTACACTTCCTGGATAGCAATGTGCTACTGCCACGCATCGTAGGCAGCAAAGTAAAGATCAACGCACTTGTCACCATCCTCGCAGTCGTATCCGGCAACCTGCTATGGGGCGTTCCAGGCATGTTCCTCGCTATTCCGTTCATTGCAATTTTGAAAATTATTTTTGAGAATATCGAACAAATGAAGCCCTGGGCCATTTTACTGGGTGACGTAACACTCAAAAAAGTGAAAGTGCGCCGGAAAAATTAAGCATGAATAATCTACATAAAGAGGTGGAAGTTCCTGTGTTGGTAGCAGATGATTTACTCCTGCGACCCATCAGTGAAAAGGATATCGCCGCATTGTTCAATTTATTTTCGTCGGAAAAGGTGACCCGCTTTATGGATATAGAACGGTTCATCAATGTATCCGAAGCAGCACAGTTAGTCGCCTTTTTCAGGGAAAAACTGTTGAGTGGGGAAGGTATGCGCTGGGGAATTTACCAACCTGACAATGATACGCTGATCGGCACCTGTGGGTTGCATCATATCAATAAAACACATTATAAAGCAGAAATGGGGTACGACCTCCTCCCCGCTTTCTGGGGAAAAGGAATAATGACCGCCTCCCTGAACCGGTTGCTCCAGTATGCTTTTGAGGAACTGGCACTGAACCGAATAGAAGCAGTGGTAGATCCGGATAATAAATTATCTATTCTCCTCCTGAAACGACTGGGGTTCCAACAGGAAGGACTGCTAAGGCAGGCATTTTTCCAGAAAGGGCAATTTGTGGATACTTATATGTTTAGCCTCCTGTCCGGCGACTACAATTACGAGTTACATTATTAAATAACGAATGGCCCTGAAAGCCCGCTATTGCTTGTTGCAATAGCGGGCTTTCGGCATTTAAGGTCGGCCAGGCTTTCATCCGGACAGGAATAAGCAAACAACCATAGGTCAAAAAGTAAGGTACCCCCACCATAAACTGCTAATGACCCGTAGGTATCCCGTAGATAACCCGCCTCTATATAGATGCGGGATATTGGCGGCTTATGGGCGGGTTATGGGCGGCTTATAGGCGGGTTATCCCCGGCGAAGACCTATGGACGTGTTATAGCTGGGATAGTCCAACAGGATATAGATGGGATAAGGGTTTCCATGGGGGGTATTTCAGCATACCATAAGCATCACGCCAAAGGTATTGACATGGGATAAGGGTTTCCACGGGGGGTAATTCAGCATACCATAAGCAGCACGCCAAAGGAATTGACATGGGATAAGGGTTTCCATGGGGGGTATTTCAGCATACCATAAGCAGCACGCCAAAGGTATTGACATGGATAAGGGTATCCACGGGGGGTAGTATTTCAGCATTGCTGGCATTACAAACACCATTATCTTTCCTTTCCAAAAACTTTATATTTTTGCTCCCATGCAATTCAGAAACGCCACCACCCACGACATGCCGGCTATCGTAGCCATCTACAACAGCACCATCGCCGGCCGTATGGTCACCGCCGACACAGAACCTGTATCCGTAGAAAGCCGCATGCCCTGGTTCAATGTTCACAACCCGGAAAAACGCCCGCTATGGGTAGTAGAAGAAAATGGAATCATGATAGGCTGGGTGAGCTTCCAGTCCTTTTATGGCCGGCCGGCCTACGACGGTACCGCCGAAATCAGTATCTATTTAGATGAGCGTCAACGAGGTAAGGGTTATGGCAAAAAAATACTGGAATACGCCATGGCACAATGCCCGTCCATCGGCATAAAATCACTGCTGGGATTTATCTTCTCCCACAATGAGCCAAGTATCAAATTATTTGAGAAACTGGGTTTCACTTCCTGGGCACATCTGCCCAACATCGCCGTATTGGATGGCGTAGAAAGAAGCCTGGATATTTTAGGAAAGCGGATTTACTAAGACGACAATCTTATATACACACCTGCGGGCGCCGCTGATAATATGGTCAGCGCGCTCGACCTCCACCCCGTCACCCATCAGGTTTTTAAAGGTTTTGAGTTCTGATTTACAGATGTTTGCGCAGTTAATAGCAGCATTACAGATCGGACAGTGGTTTTCTATAAAGAAATATCCCCCTTCCCCATCTTCTGCCCACTCCGCCAGGTATCCTTCCCGGGTACGCAGGGCAGCAAATGCTTCCAGCTTATCTGCTACCTCCGTAATGCCTGACAGGGCATTAAAATATTTTTCATTCTGCTGCTGTTCCCTGGCGGCAACAACTTTATCGAGGGCATCTTCGCCCAGCTCCACCCTGATCGTCTCTAATAATTGTAAGGTAAATTCTGCATGCGTATCAGGAAAATGAGCATGCCCCACCGGTGTCAGATCCCATATCTGTACCGGACGTCCAACTCCCTTTGATGTCGTTACCGACATCACCAGTCCTTCTTCTGCCAGTTTCAGCAGTTGCAGCCGGGCGCCTTCTCCTGTTATATTCAAAGCAGCCGCCAGCATAGCGGCCGACTGAGGCCCCTTCGTTTTCAGTAACTGCAAAAATCTATCTGCAGTCGCTTTCGTGATGGGTTTATAATTTTCCAAGTATTTACTTGTTTTATTCTCAAATGTCGTAATTTTGTGGGAGACAAAAAAATTTGTTGCGACAATCAACGAGCTCCACGGCCTAAAAGCCCTGAAGCTTAACAGTAAATAAAAGGACATAGATGAACGTCTTGATCTTCAATGGAACGATGGACACCGCTCCTTATACCACGGCTAACAGACTGTCTGCCTATTTTGAAGAACAGTTCCGCCAAAAAGGCTTCTCTACAGAAGTATTTAGTCCAAAAGGCGGTCACATACCGTTCTTTGAATATCCAAAAGGCGATATGCCTGAACCCGTAAAGGCCATGTGCGATGCGTTTTGCAAAGCAGATGTGCTCGTATGGCTGACTCCCCTCTATCATGGAAGTATGACCGGGGTCATGAAAAATGCGCTGGACTGGTTAGAAATGACCAGCAAACTCAGTAATCCATATTTAACCGGAAAGGTCGTAGCTTTGGTGTCCTGGGGCGATGGTCATCAGGCCATGCAGGGTATCAACGCGATGGATTCCGTAGCGAAAGCATTGAGAGCGTGGGTATTACCCTACTCCGTTCCCATCATGAAAGAACACCTGTATACCGCTGACGGTAAAGATTTTACCGCGCCATACAAGAATAAGTTCGATCGCCTGGTCTCTCTTTTAGGAGAAGCACAGGTTTTGAAACACATAAAGTAATAGGTTCATATCATAAAAAAGGAAGCATTATGATAACAGTATCAGATAAAGCTAGCTTATATATCAAGGACTTGATGACCAAGGAAAACCATGCAGCTGACACCTTTGTTCGCGTAGGCGTAAAGGGAGGCGGTTGCTCAGGCCTGGAATATGTACTGAAATTTGAAGAGTCAGAAAAACAGGAAGGCGATCAAATCTTTGAAGATAAAGGTGTTAAGATAGTAGTACAGATGAAAAGCCTCTTGTATCTTTACGGCACAGAATTAGACTATAGCGACGGTCTGAACGGTAAAGGGCTTTTCTTTAACAATCCAAATGCTACCCGTACATGTAGTTGTGGCGAGAGCTTCGCTGTATAATAATTAAATAAAAACAGCAGGCCAGCAACCTTAATTAATCCGGAAAATGAGAAATAGCAACGAAATAATTGACGACATAGCCAACAAGGAATACGAGTTTGGCTTCACCACCGACATCGAGATGGAAATGGCACCCGTTGGCCTCAACGAGGATACCATTCGCTACATCTCAGCTAAAAAGGAAGAACCTGAATGGCTCCTTCAATGGCGCCTGAAGGCATTCGCTGCCTTCCAGAAAATGCAGTGGCCAGCATGGCAGCACTTTAAAATGCCGGAAATAGACCTGCAGAAGATCTCTTTCTATGCCGCTCCAAAAAGAAAATCATTAACCAGCCTGGATGAAGTTGATCCTGAAATCCTGGCTACCATGGAGAAGCTGGGTATCCCCCTGAATGAGCAGAAAGCGCTCTCCGGTGTGGCTGTGGACGTGGTGTTCGATAGCGTATCCGTTGCTACTACTTTCCGCGAAAAATTAGGTGAACTCGGTGTCATTTTCTGCTCCTTTGGCGAAGCAGTACGTGAACATCCAGAGCTGGTAAAAGAATACCTGGGTACCGTAGTTCCTCACTCTGACAACATCTTTGCCGCGCTGAATGCAGCAGTATTCTCCGATGGCTCATTTGTATACATTCCAAAAGGCGTACGCTGTCCAATGGAACTGAGCACCTACTTCCGTATCAATGCGGAAAATACAGGTCAGTTCGAACGTACCCTCATCATCTGCGACGATAATGCCTACGTAAGTTATCTCGAAGGCTGTACGGCTCCACGCCGCGATGAAAACCAGCTGCACGCTGCAGTTGTGGAACTCATTGCGCTGAACCATGCAGAGATCAAATACTCTACTGTTCAAAACTGGTATCCCGGTGATAAAGACGGTAAAGGTGGTATTTACAACTTCGTAACCAAACGTGGTATCTGTAAAGGAAATAGCAGCAAGATCTCCTGGACACAGGTAGAAACCGGCTCCGCTATCACCTGGAAATATCCAAGTGTGATCCTGCAGGGCGATGATGCTGAAGGCGAATTCTATTCTGTAGCAGTAACCCGCAACAAGCAGATTGCTGATACCGGAACCAAAATATATCACCTGGGTCGCAACACCCGCAGCCGTATCATTTCAAAAGGTATTTCTGCAGGCACCAGTGATAATACCTATCGCGGTCTTGTACAGGTAGGTCCACGTGCTGCCAATGCACGTAACTTTACCCAGTGCGACTCCCTGCTCATAGGCGATCGCTGTGGCGCTCACACCTTCCCTTACATCGAATCAAAGAATAGCACCGCTACTGTAGAACACGAAGCGACTACTTCCAAGATCGGGGAAGACCAGATCTTCTACCTCAACCAACGTGGCATCAATACAGAACAGGCAGTAGCCCTCATCGTGAACGGTTATGCAAAGGAAGTATTGAACCAGCTCCCAATGGAGTTCGCAGTAGAAGCGCAAAAACTGCTGTCCATTACACTTGAAGGTAGTGTAGGATAACAGACAAGGAAAGATATATTATTTACAAAGCAAACAACAGAGAAACAAAACATATCATGCTGACGATTAAAAATCTGCACGCAGAAGTAGACGGTAAGAAAATATTAAAGGGCCTGAACCTGGAAATCAAAGCTGGTGAGATGCATGCCATCATGGGACCTAACGGTGCCGGCAAAAGCTCCCTGGCTTCTGTGCTCGCTGGTCGTGAGAACTATACAGTGACTGAAGGTGAAGTGATCTTCGACGGCAAAAACCTGCTGGACATGGCTCCTGAAGACCGCGCCCGTGAAGGTGTGTTCCTGGCATTCCAGTACCCTGTAGAAATTCCAGGTGTATCTAACCTGAATTTCCTCAAGACTGCGCTGAACGAGATCAGAGCTTACCATAGCCTGCCTGCAATCGAAGCAAAGGAATTCCTGAAACTGACCAAAGAGAAACAGCAGATGATGGACTTTAATGCTAACCTGATGAACCGCTCTCTGAATGAAGGTTTTTCCGGTGGTGAAAAGAAACGTAACGAAGTTTTCCAGATGGCTATGCTGGATCCTAAATTCGCTATCCTCGACGAAACTGACTCTGGTCTGGACATCGATGCGCTGCGTATTGTAGCAAGCGGTGTAAACAAACTGCGTGCTGCTGACAAAGCATTCATGGTGATCACTCACTATCAACGTCTGCTCGATTATATCGTACCTGACTTTGTACACGTACTGGCTGATGGGGTGATCGTAAAAACAGGTAACAAAGACCTGGCGCTGGAACTGGAAGAAAAGGGCTACGACTGGCTGAAAGAAGATGTACATCAGAAAGAATCGGTATAAGTTTTTAACTCAGGCAATCGGTCTATAGATTTCAACACATGACTAGCGATATCAATAAATCATTTTACGACTTTATATCCAACGGGATGCCGGGTCCTGAACAGCAGGTAGACGTGAACAACGCCATCCTGCCTGCGCGTAAAGAGGCGTTTAGCCGCTTTCGCTCCCTGGGCCTTCCAACCCTCAAAACTGAAGAATGGCGCTATACTAACATACAGCGCTATCTGAAAGATGTATTCACCCTGGCAGAAGAAGAGCTATCAACTGTAACTGCCGAACAACTGCGCGGCGCGAGCATTCCTAAACTGGACAGCTATACTGCTGTACTGGTAAACGGACGCCTGCAACCGGAGTTGTCCCAACTACCTGCTGATGGAAAGATCACTATTTCCAAAATCAGCGATGCCGCCGGGAATGCTCAACTCCAGGCATGGTTCGATAAACACCCTCACCTGCAAAAACAACCTTTTGCAGCCCTCAATGCAGCCTTCTTTGCCGATGGTCTGTTCATTGAAGCAGGTGTAAACGCCAGCCTCGATAAACCACTGCACATCATTCATGTATATACAGCCGCTGTAAACGCTTTTATTCAGCCCCGCCACCTGGTGATACTGCATAAAAGCGCTACCCTCGAAATCATCGAGAGCTCAGTAGGTCTGAACAAAGAAGCGATCACATTTGTGAACAGCGTAACGGAAGTAGTACTGGAAGAGAACGCGGAACTCTGGCATTACAATGTACAGAGCACTATTAAAAATAGCCGCCACATCTACCACACCTCTGCCCTGCAGAAAGCTGACAGCCGCTACCATCACTTCAACTTCACCCTGCCTGCAGCTGAGCTTACGCGCAATAACCTGAGCGTGGCACTGACCGGCAGCAATACAGAGACCAACCTGCATGGCCTCTTCCTCGCTACCGAACAGCAGCATGTAGATAACCATACCTTCGTGGACCACCAGGTACCCAATTGTAACAGTAATGAACTGTACAAAGGCGTACTGCTGGATAATGCCAAAGGTGTTTTTACCGGCAAGATCATGGTTCACCAGGATGCGCAGAAAACAAACGCTTTCCAGCAGAATAATAACCTGCTGATGAGCGAAAAGGCAAATATCAACTCACAGCCACAGCTGGAAATATATGCTGACGACGTGAAGTGTAGCCACGGTTTTACCGTAGGCCGCTTTAGCGAAGAAGCATTGTTCTACCTCCGCTCCCGTGGTATTGGTGCTGAAGCTGCCAAAACACTCATGGTAAATGCATTTGCTTTTGATATTACCGACCAGGTACATATCCCTGCATTACAGGAGTTCCTCTCCGATAAGATCCGCAGGTATGTAACCGGCGCTATCAATAATTAATTCCGTAAGAAATTACGATCTTTGCAGGAGGTCATGTCGTCTTAGTATGACATGACCTCCGTCTTTTCAAAATTGAATAATATGGCACACGTTCCAGATATCGCTGCACCGGCATTAGATATAGATAAGATCAGAAAGGATTTCCCGCTGTTGCAGGAAAAGGTGTATGGTAAACCGCTTGTATATCTTGATAATTCAGCTACGACCCAAAAGCCACAGGTAGTGCTGGATACGCTGGAGCAATATTATAAGCAATACAATAGTAATGTGCATCGTGGGGTGCACCACCTGAGCCAGGTGGCTTCTGAAGCGTATGAAGGCGCCCGTCATATCATTGCAGGTTTTATCAATGCACAGGAGCATGAAGAAGTGATCTTTACCAAAGGAACCACCGATAGCATCAACCTGATCGCAAATGTATTTGGCAGAGGCATCATTAAGCCTGGTGATGAAGTGATTGTGTCTGCAATGGAACACCATTCCAATATCGTTCCCTGGCAGATTATGTGTGAAGACAGAGGAGCTGTGTTGAAAGTGATTCCGATGGATGAGAATGGGGAGTTGATCATGAGTGAATACACGAACCTGCTCTCTGATAAAACGAAGATTGTGAGTGTGGCATATGTATCTAATTCATTAGGTACCGTGAACCCGGTGCGTGACATTATCGCACAGGCACATGCGCGCAATATTCCTGTGATGCTGGATGCCGCACAGGCTATTCAACATATGCCGCTGGATGTACAGGAACTGGATGCTGATTTCATCGCATTTTCAGGGCATAAATTGTATGGTCCGACCGGTATTGGTATCTTGTATGGTAAGAGAGAATGGTTGGATAAACTGCCTCCTTACCAGGGCGGTGGCGATATGATCAAGACCGTTACATTTGCAAAGACGACTTACAATGAATTGCCATTTAAATTTGAAGCAGGTACCCCTGATATCAGTGGGGCGATCGCTTTGGGTGCGGCAGTGAAATATGTGCAGGAGATTGGGATAGAAAATATTCATGCGTACGAGGAGCAATTGGTGAACTATGCAGTGGAGCAATTATCTACCGTAGAAGGGCTGCGATTCATTGGGAATCCCAAGCATAGATCTGGTGCAATTTCGTTTTTAGTGGGTGCAATCCATCCGTATGACCTGGGTGAGTTGCTGGATAAGCAGGGCGTGGCGATCAGAACGGGACACCATTGTGCAGAGCCGGTGATGGATTTCTTTTGCATTCCGGGTACGGTGAGAGCGAGTTTTGCAATGTATACAAATAAGGAAGATATTGACAGACTGGTGGTGGCGATCAATCGCGCTGCGGGAATGTTGAGATAAATATCAGAGTTGAGATAATTTCAGAAAGGAGTTTTCTTAGAAGAAAATTCTCTCCTGAATTTACATGCCGGTATTCGGCCGGATTTTATTAAACAGGAAGTATGACGATCAACGAAAAACAAGACGAGCTCATTTCTGACTTCTCCTTTATGGATGAATGGATGGATAAGTATGAATACATTATCCAGCTTGGTAAGGATCTGCCACTGATAGACCCGAAATATAAAACAGACGATAACCTCATCAAAGGTTGCCAGTCACAGGTATGGCTGCATACTGACCTGGTAGATGGTAAACTCATTTTCACAGCAGACAGTGATGCCGTGATCACAAAAGGATTGGTGAGTTTATTGGTAGGTGTATTATCCGGCCACACGCCAAAGGAAATTGCCGAATCTGAAATTTATTTTATCGACGAAATTGGCCTGCGCAGCCACTTGTCTCCTACCCGCTCCAATGGTTTGCTGAGCATGCTTAAGCAAATGAAAATATACGGATTAGCTTACCAGGTAAAATCGCAACAATGAACTTAAGAGATCAGATAGAGGATGTACTGAAGACAGTATATGATCCTGAAATTCCGGTGAATATATGGGAACTGGGATTGATTTATGAAATCAGGATTAATGATGATAACAGAGTAGGGATTACAATGACGCTGACAGCCCCTGCCTGCCCGGTAGCGGGAGATATTGTACGTGAGGTAGACGAGAAGGTAAAAGCGGTGGAAGGTGTGACAGATTGTGATGTGACGCTTACTTTTGAACCTGCGTGGAATAGGGATATGATGAGTGAAGAGGCGAAACTGGAATTAGGTTTTATGTAATATTGAAATTGGCAGAGCTGACCCAAAAGGGTACGCCTCTCGGGTAGGTGATGGAGCCGAAATTGCTCTTACGCAATTCTGAACGCGTTCATTTTACTTTTTAGTCAGCTCCGCCAATTTTTTATTTAGCCTCTTTCAATATATACCTTTGATTATCTTTTTTCAATGCGTATCTGATGGTCTTTAATTGTTTACCATCAGGAAATTTCCTCACTAAATAATGCTGCTGAATAAAAAAGGTATCCCTTCCATTATATCCTGGAATACTATCTTTATCTACATCCCCCGAGAAGATTCTTACCGCTTTGTGTTGTATAAAAGTCAATCCATACACACTGCCCTCCGCATCTGTTCCATCTGATTTTGTAAATGCAAACACTTCCGGATTACCATCCCCATCCAGGTCACTTACGTCCATATTGGTTACTTTCCCCTTCACATCATATATCACCGTACTATCCGGCGCAGGTTTTGTCGTATCCCCTCTCAGGTCCTGTGAAGAGATCATGAGTGATCGCCCTGATCCATCTCCACTTACTTTCACCACAAATTTATAATTCCCTTTTACCATCACACCCGAACTCCGCAGTCCTTCTGCAGTCTTAAACTGCTGTGCCTGCGTTGCGATATCCTCACTACCGGGGGTTCCCTGTTGTTTCTCATCCGCCATCTGGTCCGAAGTCTTTACAGGGTTATTACAGGCTATGGCAGATATTATTATGATTCCGAAAAGTTGTAGAGCTTTCATCCTGATTACGTTTATAATTATGTGCAACAAGGATAATGCCATCACCACTCATCCATTAGCTGTTTGATATGTAATGGTAAAATTTTATATTTGCCCCTATCAATTGACGATTGCGAACTAATATGCTTCAACTAAAAACCGATCATACTTTTCGGAACAGGTTTTTATTTGTTTTCCTGTTAATGACCATTTTTAATGGTTTGACGGGGTATGCTACGAATAATCGTTTATATGATGTAAGGTTGCAGGTACAACCGGGGAGCTGTGCACAGGATGTGTCGTTGCAAACCAGCAACCTTCAGCATCGTGCTCAGGCAGTACAACGCCCTCAGGACTTTTTGTTCCGTACGCAGCCTACACATCGTCCGCAGGAATTGTCTTTCCGCCCGCAAACTTCCCACCGCCCTCACTTTGATCTCAAACCTTCTCATTTTTTCCTGCATCTTCCGCATTTATTGATGGAAGACCTGCCGGAAGACATCACTGAGGATCAGATTGCATACATTTCCCGTGCGCACGACCCTCGTCAGAAGCGCCGATTCTATATTTCTGCTACTTCACAGCAATACTCATTTACAACACGCCTACAACAGTTACAGCTCCTCCTGGTCCAATATATACCAGGAAATGAAAACAAAACCGGCATCTACCAATGGCATGATGCCTTTCTACCCGCCT is a genomic window of Chitinophaga sp. LS1 containing:
- a CDS encoding helix-turn-helix domain-containing protein, which gives rise to MKQKPPAQEQMELFALKALCFADDHVSDSFEMKHVSDWLGISYSYFYHSFTQVIGEPYWQYVKRHRLELSAGLLRHSGYNVSEISERTGYATVAAFTKAFTQYYDKSPRGFRKIPTLPNEQRTLHLVDAIVKAFNKKGDNLTSYFNFERTEKEYLPDSMLYYTILSRGQDPIAQMIMKMTREEKRLRKILQAQELPQAKVITSTLDAVPVTSYEQMSIFAGIFIPSKDVTSGFMDVVMKENLMAKRIPAGHYIKLPVPIDFAMAGIPMYEFIDRYVKEGVFKMSGNHFFISMVGPNKCEIFIPYMKQLI
- a CDS encoding AI-2E family transporter, with protein sequence MNEVKLPFNARLAFTLLSLILLMFIARSGHELLVPLAFAFLIAIMLIPVAGFLEKCRFSRAMAALTCILLIVIILFGISMILASQMGSFVADFPHLQQQLLHTITDLQAWINKKFHIDAARQMDYLEQLAMGTLGSATAFVSTTLLSLSSLLIFIIFVLLYTFFLLLYRSLLVTFLITVFEAKHRETLLSVIVETRLIIKGYLAGLMIEMVVVAVVNCTLFWILGIKYATLLGIMAAIFNIIPYLGIYVATVISMLLTLTNSSLGTTIQVGVGLLVVHFLDSNVLLPRIVGSKVKINALVTILAVVSGNLLWGVPGMFLAIPFIAILKIIFENIEQMKPWAILLGDVTLKKVKVRRKN
- a CDS encoding GNAT family N-acetyltransferase, with protein sequence MNNLHKEVEVPVLVADDLLLRPISEKDIAALFNLFSSEKVTRFMDIERFINVSEAAQLVAFFREKLLSGEGMRWGIYQPDNDTLIGTCGLHHINKTHYKAEMGYDLLPAFWGKGIMTASLNRLLQYAFEELALNRIEAVVDPDNKLSILLLKRLGFQQEGLLRQAFFQKGQFVDTYMFSLLSGDYNYELHY
- a CDS encoding GNAT family N-acetyltransferase; the encoded protein is MQFRNATTHDMPAIVAIYNSTIAGRMVTADTEPVSVESRMPWFNVHNPEKRPLWVVEENGIMIGWVSFQSFYGRPAYDGTAEISIYLDERQRGKGYGKKILEYAMAQCPSIGIKSLLGFIFSHNEPSIKLFEKLGFTSWAHLPNIAVLDGVERSLDILGKRIY
- a CDS encoding helix-turn-helix transcriptional regulator: MENYKPITKATADRFLQLLKTKGPQSAAMLAAALNITGEGARLQLLKLAEEGLVMSVTTSKGVGRPVQIWDLTPVGHAHFPDTHAEFTLQLLETIRVELGEDALDKVVAAREQQQNEKYFNALSGITEVADKLEAFAALRTREGYLAEWAEDGEGGYFFIENHCPICNAAINCANICKSELKTFKNLMGDGVEVERADHIISGARRCVYKIVVLVNPLS
- a CDS encoding NADPH-dependent FMN reductase, which encodes MNVLIFNGTMDTAPYTTANRLSAYFEEQFRQKGFSTEVFSPKGGHIPFFEYPKGDMPEPVKAMCDAFCKADVLVWLTPLYHGSMTGVMKNALDWLEMTSKLSNPYLTGKVVALVSWGDGHQAMQGINAMDSVAKALRAWVLPYSVPIMKEHLYTADGKDFTAPYKNKFDRLVSLLGEAQVLKHIK
- a CDS encoding HesB/IscA family protein, which produces MITVSDKASLYIKDLMTKENHAADTFVRVGVKGGGCSGLEYVLKFEESEKQEGDQIFEDKGVKIVVQMKSLLYLYGTELDYSDGLNGKGLFFNNPNATRTCSCGESFAV
- the sufB gene encoding Fe-S cluster assembly protein SufB — translated: MRNSNEIIDDIANKEYEFGFTTDIEMEMAPVGLNEDTIRYISAKKEEPEWLLQWRLKAFAAFQKMQWPAWQHFKMPEIDLQKISFYAAPKRKSLTSLDEVDPEILATMEKLGIPLNEQKALSGVAVDVVFDSVSVATTFREKLGELGVIFCSFGEAVREHPELVKEYLGTVVPHSDNIFAALNAAVFSDGSFVYIPKGVRCPMELSTYFRINAENTGQFERTLIICDDNAYVSYLEGCTAPRRDENQLHAAVVELIALNHAEIKYSTVQNWYPGDKDGKGGIYNFVTKRGICKGNSSKISWTQVETGSAITWKYPSVILQGDDAEGEFYSVAVTRNKQIADTGTKIYHLGRNTRSRIISKGISAGTSDNTYRGLVQVGPRAANARNFTQCDSLLIGDRCGAHTFPYIESKNSTATVEHEATTSKIGEDQIFYLNQRGINTEQAVALIVNGYAKEVLNQLPMEFAVEAQKLLSITLEGSVG
- the sufC gene encoding Fe-S cluster assembly ATPase SufC — translated: MLTIKNLHAEVDGKKILKGLNLEIKAGEMHAIMGPNGAGKSSLASVLAGRENYTVTEGEVIFDGKNLLDMAPEDRAREGVFLAFQYPVEIPGVSNLNFLKTALNEIRAYHSLPAIEAKEFLKLTKEKQQMMDFNANLMNRSLNEGFSGGEKKRNEVFQMAMLDPKFAILDETDSGLDIDALRIVASGVNKLRAADKAFMVITHYQRLLDYIVPDFVHVLADGVIVKTGNKDLALELEEKGYDWLKEDVHQKESV
- the sufD gene encoding Fe-S cluster assembly protein SufD, yielding MTSDINKSFYDFISNGMPGPEQQVDVNNAILPARKEAFSRFRSLGLPTLKTEEWRYTNIQRYLKDVFTLAEEELSTVTAEQLRGASIPKLDSYTAVLVNGRLQPELSQLPADGKITISKISDAAGNAQLQAWFDKHPHLQKQPFAALNAAFFADGLFIEAGVNASLDKPLHIIHVYTAAVNAFIQPRHLVILHKSATLEIIESSVGLNKEAITFVNSVTEVVLEENAELWHYNVQSTIKNSRHIYHTSALQKADSRYHHFNFTLPAAELTRNNLSVALTGSNTETNLHGLFLATEQQHVDNHTFVDHQVPNCNSNELYKGVLLDNAKGVFTGKIMVHQDAQKTNAFQQNNNLLMSEKANINSQPQLEIYADDVKCSHGFTVGRFSEEALFYLRSRGIGAEAAKTLMVNAFAFDITDQVHIPALQEFLSDKIRRYVTGAINN